A DNA window from Borrelia sp. HM contains the following coding sequences:
- the prfB gene encoding peptide chain release factor 2 (programmed frameshift), producing the protein MKEKINELLEQINNVWRKLFDSNKLKAQIKEYEIQINNENFWNDNKKAQEILKQQNILKSKIEPWEELICKLKDLKDLCDIAEGEEDIMLLDQELEKLRMQYKNVLTISYFKEDIDINNAFLTIHSGAGGTEACDWVSMLYRVYLRYAERRGYKTELIDLLEAEGGIKSVTIEIKGEYAYGFLKSEVGIHRLIRISPFDAAKKRHTSFASIFLDPVIDDKIEIIIKPEDIRIDTYRASGAGGQHVNKTSSAVRITHLQTGIVTQSQTDRSQHRNKELAMKVLKSRLYEYYKTLEQQKNKSQQEEKKDISWGNQIRSYIFQPYTLVKDHRTKFENPNIISVMDGNIDNFIEEYLKWKNLS; encoded by the exons ATGAAAGAAAAAATAAACGAACTCTTAGAGCAAATCAATAATGTTTGGAGGAAACT CTTTGACAGTAATAAGCTTAAAGCACAGATTAAAGAATATGAAATACAAATAAATAATGAAAATTTCTGGAATGACAATAAAAAAGCACAAGAAATTCTTAAACAACAAAATATTTTAAAATCTAAAATTGAGCCTTGGGAAGAGTTAATATGTAAACTTAAAGACCTAAAAGACCTATGTGACATTGCAGAAGGCGAAGAAGATATAATGCTATTAGACCAAGAGCTTGAAAAATTAAGAATGCAATATAAAAATGTTCTAACAATATCCTATTTTAAAGAAGATATTGATATAAATAATGCATTCTTAACAATACATTCAGGAGCAGGTGGTACAGAAGCTTGTGATTGGGTTAGCATGTTATACAGAGTATACTTAAGATATGCTGAAAGACGTGGCTACAAAACAGAGCTTATAGATTTACTTGAAGCTGAAGGAGGCATTAAATCTGTGACAATTGAAATAAAGGGAGAGTATGCTTATGGATTTTTAAAAAGTGAAGTAGGAATACATCGCCTTATAAGAATATCTCCTTTTGACGCTGCAAAAAAAAGGCATACATCTTTTGCCTCTATTTTTCTTGACCCTGTCATTGATGATAAAATCGAAATAATAATTAAGCCAGAAGATATTAGAATTGACACATATAGAGCTTCAGGAGCAGGTGGACAACATGTCAATAAAACATCCTCAGCAGTCAGAATTACCCATCTTCAAACAGGAATAGTAACTCAATCTCAAACCGATAGAAGTCAACATAGAAATAAAGAATTAGCAATGAAAGTTTTAAAATCAAGACTTTATGAATATTACAAAACACTAGAGCAACAAAAAAATAAATCCCAACAAGAAGAAAAAAAAGATATATCTTGGGGTAATCAAATAAGATCTTACATATTCCAACCCTATACTCTAGTCAAAGATCACAGAACAAAATTTGAAAATCCAAATATTATCTCTGTTATGGATGGAAACATTGATAATTTTATAGAAGAATATCTAAAATGGAAAAATCTAAGCTAA
- the ftsY gene encoding signal recognition particle-docking protein FtsY, translating into MGIFEKIKNLFINKEKTRTFENLEDILLEADIKNNIVIEITEYIKKIKVKDEKEILIKLKDFLKSYINQQKLNLDSNRLNILLIIGVNGVGKTSSIIKLANKLKNEGKNVLIAAADTFRAAAIEQLKIQSEKIGIKVISQNQGSDASSVIFDSIASAKAKNYDILIIDTAGRLQNKANLIKELQKMDNVIKKQIAETNVNYKKILVIDSISGKNVNNQTEIFNQAIEIDGIIATKFDSSSRAGGIINISKLFNKPIYFFTFGEQLEHIKEFNIDDYFNKLL; encoded by the coding sequence TTGGGTATTTTTGAAAAGATAAAGAATTTATTTATAAATAAGGAAAAAACACGAACATTTGAAAATTTAGAAGATATTCTATTAGAAGCAGATATTAAAAATAATATAGTGATTGAAATAACAGAATATATAAAAAAAATTAAGGTCAAAGACGAAAAAGAAATACTCATCAAACTAAAAGACTTTTTAAAAAGTTATATCAATCAACAAAAACTCAATTTAGATAGTAATAGATTAAATATTTTATTAATAATTGGGGTAAATGGAGTTGGTAAAACTTCAAGCATCATCAAGCTTGCAAACAAATTAAAAAATGAAGGAAAAAATGTGTTAATAGCTGCAGCAGATACATTTAGAGCAGCAGCTATTGAACAGCTCAAAATACAAAGTGAAAAAATTGGAATTAAAGTCATATCTCAAAATCAAGGAAGTGACGCATCATCAGTAATATTTGATAGTATTGCAAGTGCAAAAGCAAAAAACTATGACATATTAATAATTGATACAGCAGGAAGGCTTCAAAATAAAGCAAACTTAATCAAAGAACTTCAAAAAATGGACAATGTAATTAAAAAGCAAATAGCAGAAACAAATGTTAACTATAAAAAAATATTAGTAATAGACTCTATTTCTGGGAAAAATGTAAACAATCAAACAGAAATATTTAATCAAGCAATAGAAATTGATGGAATCATAGCTACAAAATTTGATTCATCATCTAGAGCCGGTGGAATAATAAATATTTCAAAACTATTTAACAAACCAATATATTTTTTTACATTTGGAGAACAATTAGAACATATCAAAGAATTTAACATTGATGATTACTTCAATAAGTTGCTATGA